One Streptosporangium sp. NBC_01495 DNA window includes the following coding sequences:
- a CDS encoding DedA family protein has protein sequence MSSPNVDGIAGWAINLMETLGAPGAGLAIALENLFPPLPSEVILPLAGFTASKGNMGLFDAVLWTTLGSVVGALALYAVGALLGRDRVVFIASKLPLVSVSDIEKTEAWFARHGRKTVFFGRMIPIFRSLISIPAGVERMPILIFTLLTTLGSLIWNTAFVMAGYLLGEQWDLVEQYMGIVSKSVLGIVILAVIVFIVVRLSDRRKGRHHA, from the coding sequence ATGAGTTCACCGAATGTCGACGGGATCGCCGGATGGGCGATCAACCTTATGGAAACCCTGGGCGCGCCCGGGGCGGGGCTGGCGATCGCACTCGAGAACCTGTTCCCGCCCCTGCCCAGCGAGGTGATCCTGCCGCTGGCCGGGTTCACCGCGAGCAAGGGGAACATGGGGCTGTTCGACGCCGTGCTCTGGACGACCCTGGGATCGGTGGTCGGCGCGCTGGCGCTGTACGCGGTCGGGGCCCTGCTGGGCCGGGATCGTGTGGTGTTCATCGCCTCCAAGCTGCCGCTGGTCAGTGTCTCCGACATCGAGAAGACCGAGGCGTGGTTCGCCAGGCACGGCAGGAAGACCGTCTTCTTCGGCCGGATGATCCCCATCTTCCGCAGCCTCATCTCGATCCCGGCGGGGGTCGAGCGGATGCCGATCCTGATCTTCACCCTCCTCACCACCCTGGGCAGCCTCATCTGGAACACGGCCTTCGTGATGGCGGGGTATCTGCTCGGTGAGCAGTGGGACCTGGTCGAGCAGTACATGGGGATCGTGTCGAAGTCGGTGCTGGGCATCGTGATTCTCGCCGTGATCGTCTTCATCGTGGTCAGGCTGTCCGACAGGCGCAAGGGCAGGCACCACGCGTAG
- a CDS encoding DUF1996 domain-containing protein, which produces MSETVPRTTAPGRRSGRRVHRFALTGALATILGASLVNGVLPASAAEVPLSQSGKATASSSERGDLSASAAIDGKENTRWSSAFSDPQWLQVDLGASKAIEKIVLNWENAYATAFTIQTSAGGGQWKTIHTTTAGKGGVQTLNVSATGRYVRLNATKRSSRYGVSLWEFEVYGTGSGTATPKPSTTPTDPSTTPKPSTTPKPSTTPTDPSTTPKPSTTPKPSTTPTTPAPGGNLPKGPVPPGAVRVAEFVAECPYTHRLPDDPIVMPGLAGGSHMHSFFGNTSTDANSDVESLLKAGTTCSPKTDLSSYWVPTLYSDDKPVEPTGTTFYYLGEGIKDELMAQTRPLPLGLRIVAGNAKATQPDAGSNARWSCLHAGEVGSSKNFVNCPAGKMLESYLDFPHCWNGEDLDSPDHKSHMSYPVNGACPASHPVIVPKLRQVLRYPVSGDPAKFRLSSGPGFTMHGDFFNAWPEAEMERRVRDCIRPIVKCGADGTP; this is translated from the coding sequence ATGAGTGAGACTGTTCCGCGCACCACGGCCCCTGGTCGCAGATCGGGCAGGCGAGTCCACCGCTTCGCGCTCACCGGCGCCCTCGCGACCATCCTGGGTGCCTCGCTGGTGAACGGCGTCCTTCCGGCCAGCGCGGCCGAGGTCCCGCTGTCGCAGAGTGGCAAGGCCACCGCCTCCTCGTCCGAGAGGGGCGACCTGTCCGCCTCGGCGGCGATCGACGGCAAGGAGAACACCCGCTGGTCGAGCGCCTTCAGTGACCCCCAGTGGCTCCAGGTCGACCTGGGCGCGTCCAAGGCGATCGAGAAGATCGTGCTGAACTGGGAGAACGCCTACGCCACGGCCTTCACGATCCAGACCTCCGCCGGTGGCGGCCAGTGGAAGACGATCCACACCACGACCGCGGGCAAGGGCGGCGTGCAGACCCTGAACGTCTCGGCCACCGGCCGCTACGTACGGCTCAACGCCACCAAGCGCTCCTCCCGGTACGGGGTCTCGCTGTGGGAGTTCGAGGTCTACGGCACCGGCTCGGGCACCGCCACCCCGAAGCCGAGCACCACCCCTACCGACCCCAGCACCACTCCCAAGCCGAGCACCACCCCGAAGCCCAGCACCACCCCTACCGACCCCAGCACCACTCCCAAGCCGAGCACCACCCCGAAGCCGAGCACCACACCGACCACGCCGGCTCCCGGCGGTAACCTGCCCAAGGGCCCGGTTCCGCCCGGCGCGGTGCGGGTCGCGGAGTTCGTCGCCGAGTGCCCCTACACCCACCGGCTGCCCGACGACCCGATCGTGATGCCGGGCCTCGCCGGCGGGTCGCACATGCACAGCTTCTTCGGCAACACCTCCACAGACGCCAACTCCGACGTCGAGAGCCTGCTGAAGGCCGGTACCACCTGCAGCCCGAAGACCGACCTCTCCTCGTACTGGGTGCCGACCCTCTACAGCGACGACAAGCCCGTCGAGCCGACCGGCACCACGTTCTACTACCTGGGTGAGGGCATCAAGGACGAGCTGATGGCCCAGACCCGGCCGCTGCCGCTGGGCCTGCGGATCGTGGCCGGCAACGCCAAGGCCACCCAGCCCGACGCCGGCAGCAACGCGCGCTGGTCGTGCCTGCACGCCGGTGAGGTGGGTTCCTCCAAGAACTTCGTCAACTGCCCGGCCGGCAAGATGCTGGAGTCCTACCTGGACTTCCCGCACTGCTGGAACGGCGAGGACCTGGACTCCCCCGACCACAAGAGCCACATGTCCTACCCGGTGAACGGCGCCTGCCCGGCCTCGCACCCGGTGATCGTGCCCAAGCTGCGCCAGGTGCTGCGCTATCCGGTCAGCGGCGACCCGGCCAAGTTCCGGCTCTCGTCGGGCCCCGGATTCACCATGCACGGTGACTTCTTCAACGCCTGGCCCGAGGCCGAAATGGAGCGCCGCGTGCGCGACTGCATCCGCCCGATCGTCAAGTGCGGCGCCGACGGCACCCCCTGA
- a CDS encoding inositol monophosphatase family protein yields the protein MDQSTATDLSAVAVEAARAVGDRLREAFRSRPEVETKRDFHDPVTEHDRAAEETIREVIERRVPGSTIIGEEGGSRGSGEIRWYVDPIDGTANFAAGLPFFCVSIAAAVGDEVVAGVVYDPVRDDEFRADLGGAWCNGVRLRSAGAARDREGVLLTSYPTPWELAEVGEEALRRFGGMVTAFASTRRPGSTALKLAHVAGGWADVAYGSRVSPWDMAAGSLLVRQAGGVFIPLDGSIFETGGYLAHVGGFDLAGSVMSDLLPPVRPA from the coding sequence ATGGACCAGAGCACCGCAACAGATCTCTCCGCCGTCGCGGTCGAGGCCGCCCGCGCGGTGGGCGACCGGCTCCGCGAGGCGTTCAGGTCGCGTCCCGAGGTCGAGACCAAGAGGGACTTCCACGACCCGGTGACCGAGCACGACCGCGCCGCGGAGGAGACCATCAGGGAGGTCATCGAGAGGCGCGTCCCGGGAAGCACGATCATCGGCGAGGAGGGCGGCAGCAGGGGTTCCGGCGAGATCCGCTGGTACGTCGACCCGATCGACGGGACCGCGAACTTCGCCGCCGGGCTGCCGTTCTTCTGCGTGTCGATCGCCGCCGCCGTCGGGGACGAGGTGGTCGCCGGGGTGGTGTACGACCCGGTGCGCGACGACGAGTTCCGGGCCGACCTGGGCGGGGCCTGGTGCAACGGCGTGCGGTTGCGCAGCGCCGGTGCCGCGCGCGACCGGGAGGGGGTGCTGCTGACCAGCTATCCCACCCCCTGGGAGCTGGCCGAGGTCGGGGAGGAGGCACTGCGCCGGTTCGGCGGGATGGTGACGGCGTTCGCCTCCACGCGCCGTCCCGGCAGCACCGCGCTCAAGCTGGCGCACGTCGCGGGAGGGTGGGCGGACGTCGCCTACGGCAGTAGGGTCAGTCCGTGGGACATGGCGGCGGGGTCGCTGCTGGTCCGTCAGGCGGGAGGCGTCTTCATCCCGCTGGACGGGTCGATCTTCGAGACCGGTGGCTATCTCGCCCACGTCGGGGGCTTCGACCTGGCGGGGTCGGTCATGAGCGACCTGCTCCCGCCCGTCCGTCCGGCCTGA
- a CDS encoding ferredoxin reductase family protein translates to MRGAAPDSGTRPHPAARTRRHGTPARPPARRARPSLVLALIGAGAVAATATCWSDMTSVSGFTGALAWAGRLTGMLAGYACAVLLGLMARVPALDRGVGTDRLARWHATGGRHTIVLSVAHMLFAVAAHVARSGAGVLEGTAGLILDGPAMLEATLALLLLTGVAVVSVRAVRRRMRYEIWHYLHFVTYGAVFLGFGHQLTGPDFAGSAVMSVFWYALYVSVAALLVWYRFLTPVHRALRHRLRVAGVRRESSSVVSVYLTGEHLDELGAEPGQFFRWRFLAPGMWWTANPYSLSAPANDRFLRITVKDVGDHSGALAGLRPGTRVWAEGPYGALTAARRRRPQVLLVGGGVGISPLRALFETLPGEVTLVYMARRDEELILRDELDAIAAARGAKIHYTVDELTGSSGKRSVPLTGRALRTLIPGLAVHDVYLCGPAGMTVAARQALRRAGVPGRRIHVESFDF, encoded by the coding sequence GTGAGAGGCGCCGCCCCCGATTCCGGCACGCGCCCGCACCCCGCCGCGCGTACGCGGCGGCACGGGACCCCCGCCCGCCCGCCCGCGCGCCGGGCGCGGCCGTCCCTGGTCCTCGCCCTGATCGGCGCCGGAGCCGTCGCGGCGACCGCGACGTGCTGGTCCGACATGACCTCGGTCTCCGGGTTCACCGGGGCACTGGCCTGGGCGGGCAGGCTCACCGGCATGCTCGCGGGCTACGCCTGCGCCGTCCTGCTGGGGCTGATGGCCCGCGTTCCCGCTCTGGACCGCGGGGTCGGAACCGACCGGCTGGCCCGCTGGCACGCCACGGGCGGCCGCCACACCATCGTCCTGTCGGTGGCCCACATGCTGTTCGCCGTCGCGGCCCACGTGGCGCGATCCGGCGCGGGCGTGCTGGAGGGGACCGCGGGGCTGATCCTGGACGGCCCGGCCATGCTGGAGGCGACGCTCGCCCTCCTGCTGCTGACCGGCGTCGCGGTCGTCTCGGTGCGCGCGGTGCGGCGCCGGATGCGGTACGAGATCTGGCACTACCTGCACTTCGTCACCTACGGGGCCGTCTTCCTCGGGTTCGGCCACCAGCTCACCGGCCCGGACTTCGCCGGCAGCGCCGTCATGAGCGTGTTCTGGTACGCGCTGTACGTGTCCGTCGCCGCCCTGCTGGTCTGGTACCGCTTCCTCACCCCCGTCCACCGCGCCCTGCGTCACCGGCTGCGGGTCGCCGGGGTCCGCAGGGAGTCGTCCTCCGTGGTGTCGGTCTACCTGACCGGCGAGCACCTGGACGAGCTGGGCGCCGAGCCCGGCCAGTTCTTCCGGTGGCGGTTCCTCGCCCCCGGCATGTGGTGGACGGCCAACCCCTACTCGCTGTCGGCCCCCGCCAACGACCGCTTCCTGCGGATCACCGTCAAGGACGTCGGCGACCACAGCGGCGCGCTGGCCGGGCTGCGGCCCGGCACCCGCGTGTGGGCCGAGGGTCCCTACGGGGCCCTCACCGCCGCGCGGCGCCGCAGGCCCCAGGTGCTGCTGGTCGGTGGCGGCGTGGGGATCAGCCCGCTGCGCGCGCTCTTCGAGACGCTGCCCGGCGAGGTGACCCTGGTCTACATGGCACGCCGTGACGAGGAGCTGATCCTCCGCGACGAGCTGGACGCCATCGCCGCCGCACGCGGCGCCAAGATCCACTACACCGTGGACGAGCTGACCGGATCGTCCGGTAAGCGGAGCGTGCCGCTGACCGGACGCGCCCTGCGGACCCTCATCCCCGGCCTGGCCGTCCACGACGTCTACCTGTGCGGCCCCGCCGGGATGACGGTCGCGGCACGCCAGGCCCTGCGCCGCGCGGGCGTGCCCGGCCGCCGTATCCACGTGGAGTCGTTCGACTTCTGA
- a CDS encoding DUF305 domain-containing protein, which translates to MKASTIGASVLVVLTVLLVSRCVAAEPQTHSATNHPPSRSGPAALPTPTGSASGPFNGTDIAWLQLMIPMTEQAARLLELAPGKTSNPKLRRFAEEHVADRRTTLRELRDLLRRSGVPESNEHEGHDIPGMVIPNDFAALKRADGAAFDRLFTKDAREYLTQSVLVAKGLQKSGADPETKAFAAALEKTYSGQLPRLEP; encoded by the coding sequence ATGAAGGCGTCCACGATCGGTGCATCGGTGCTCGTCGTACTCACCGTGCTGCTGGTCTCGCGATGTGTCGCCGCCGAGCCGCAGACCCATTCGGCCACGAATCACCCACCGTCGCGAAGCGGTCCCGCCGCGCTTCCCACACCGACCGGAAGCGCGTCGGGCCCCTTCAACGGCACCGACATCGCGTGGTTGCAGCTGATGATCCCGATGACCGAGCAGGCGGCACGCCTGCTGGAACTGGCCCCCGGCAAGACCTCGAATCCGAAGCTCAGGCGGTTCGCCGAGGAGCACGTCGCCGATCGCCGCACGACGCTCCGGGAACTGCGCGACCTGCTGCGGCGGTCCGGGGTGCCGGAGAGCAACGAGCACGAGGGGCATGACATACCGGGCATGGTGATTCCCAACGACTTCGCGGCCCTGAAGCGGGCCGACGGCGCCGCGTTCGACCGGCTCTTCACCAAGGACGCGCGCGAATATCTCACGCAGTCCGTCCTGGTCGCGAAGGGCCTGCAGAAATCCGGCGCCGACCCGGAGACCAAGGCGTTCGCCGCCGCCCTGGAGAAAACCTACAGCGGCCAGCTTCCCCGGCTGGAGCCGTGA
- a CDS encoding lanthionine synthetase LanC family protein, whose translation MSLEPEAESPLATAVGAARWIRSAAVDDERGRHWRANPDPRGRAAMPDHPLSLYSGAAGIILFFLELAAATGDDGYLDDAAAGARYLAATWREQADLSLHHGLAGVMFALAETGWAIGEGDFEAEAGAVADRIVRSARSIDGGLGWTGDPAQRGDGGIILGLLHAAGILGVPAYQEVAVEAGARIATLVVPGHRFGEGACADLPLDAVTPGFLSGTAGTAFLLARLYGVTGESDFLGASRRGADFVRAVSAVTERCALVPHHIPQGRDLHYLGFCSGSAGVARMFYELHRVSGDAGDLDWAERLARGIVRSGAPANQSGGSWNSACQCCGTAGLVELFVGLWAATGHSRHLEFARTLGESLAGRATGHDGRGTRWYQAYRRLRPWEVTADTGYMVGAAGVGAALLHLDATARPQEARRLILPPDNPFPAIPLPSATLRRS comes from the coding sequence ATGAGCCTGGAGCCGGAGGCCGAGAGCCCGCTGGCCACCGCGGTCGGGGCCGCGCGCTGGATCCGTTCCGCGGCCGTGGACGACGAGCGGGGACGGCACTGGCGGGCCAACCCCGACCCCCGGGGCCGGGCCGCCATGCCCGACCACCCCCTGTCGCTCTACTCGGGGGCGGCCGGGATCATCCTGTTCTTCCTGGAGCTCGCCGCCGCCACCGGCGACGACGGCTATCTGGACGACGCCGCGGCCGGGGCCCGCTACCTCGCCGCCACCTGGCGGGAGCAGGCCGACCTCTCCCTCCACCACGGTCTGGCCGGGGTGATGTTCGCCCTGGCCGAGACCGGTTGGGCCATCGGCGAGGGGGACTTCGAGGCCGAGGCCGGCGCCGTCGCCGACCGCATCGTGCGCAGTGCCCGCTCCATCGACGGCGGCCTGGGCTGGACCGGCGACCCCGCGCAGCGAGGCGACGGCGGGATCATCCTCGGCCTGCTGCACGCCGCGGGCATCCTGGGGGTGCCCGCCTACCAGGAGGTCGCCGTCGAGGCCGGCGCCCGCATCGCCACGCTCGTCGTCCCCGGCCACCGCTTCGGCGAGGGCGCCTGCGCCGACCTGCCGCTGGACGCGGTCACCCCGGGCTTCCTGTCCGGCACCGCGGGAACCGCCTTCCTGCTCGCCCGCCTGTACGGCGTGACCGGCGAGAGCGACTTCCTGGGCGCCTCCCGCAGGGGGGCCGACTTCGTCCGCGCGGTCAGCGCCGTGACCGAGCGGTGCGCGCTGGTGCCGCACCACATCCCGCAGGGGCGCGACCTGCACTACCTGGGCTTCTGCTCCGGCTCCGCCGGGGTGGCCCGGATGTTCTACGAGCTGCACCGGGTCTCGGGCGACGCCGGGGACCTCGACTGGGCCGAGCGGCTGGCCAGGGGGATCGTCCGCAGCGGCGCCCCCGCCAACCAGAGTGGCGGCTCCTGGAACTCGGCCTGCCAGTGCTGCGGCACCGCCGGCCTGGTGGAGCTGTTCGTCGGCCTCTGGGCGGCGACCGGCCACAGCCGGCACCTGGAGTTCGCCCGCACGCTGGGGGAGAGCCTGGCCGGCCGGGCCACCGGCCACGACGGCAGGGGCACCCGCTGGTACCAGGCCTACCGGCGGCTCCGCCCCTGGGAGGTCACCGCCGACACCGGCTACATGGTCGGCGCGGCGGGGGTCGGGGCCGCTCTCCTGCACCTGGACGCCACCGCCCGCCCTCAGGAGGCCCGGCGGCTCATCCTGCCGCCGGACAACCCGTTCCCCGCCATCCCGCTGCCGAGTGCGACGCTCCGCCGGTCCTGA
- a CDS encoding YigZ family protein translates to MPDPYLTPQETTEHEIEIKRSRFLCAVGPVSSEEAAREFVATRRRLHGDATHNCSAYVIGGDRRVQRADDDGEPGGTAGTPMLETLLRRGVADAVAVVTRYFGGVKLGAGGLVRAYGSSVGKTLDLTPLVGMVPARVMTVTVDHVRAGRLENDLHASPYEVREVVYGADVGFRVGVRERDLPAFPGWVATLTAGRAGVEPGEAIHLRDA, encoded by the coding sequence GTGCCCGACCCGTACCTGACTCCGCAGGAGACCACGGAACACGAGATCGAGATCAAGCGCTCCCGGTTCCTGTGCGCGGTCGGCCCGGTCTCCTCGGAGGAGGCGGCGAGGGAGTTCGTCGCCACGCGCAGGCGGCTGCACGGTGACGCCACGCACAACTGCTCGGCGTACGTGATCGGCGGCGACCGCCGGGTCCAGCGGGCCGACGACGACGGCGAGCCCGGCGGCACCGCCGGGACCCCGATGCTGGAGACCCTGCTGCGCCGGGGCGTCGCCGACGCGGTGGCGGTGGTCACCCGATACTTCGGCGGGGTGAAACTCGGCGCCGGGGGCCTGGTCCGCGCGTACGGCTCGTCGGTCGGCAAGACGCTGGACCTCACGCCCCTGGTCGGGATGGTGCCCGCCAGGGTGATGACCGTGACCGTGGACCACGTCAGGGCCGGGCGGCTGGAGAACGACCTGCACGCCTCGCCGTACGAGGTCAGGGAGGTCGTCTACGGCGCGGACGTCGGCTTCCGCGTCGGGGTGCGCGAGCGGGACCTGCCCGCCTTCCCCGGCTGGGTCGCCACGCTGACCGCGGGACGCGCCGGGGTCGAGCCGGGCGAGGCGATCCACCTCAGGGACGCCTGA
- a CDS encoding sigma-70 family RNA polymerase sigma factor has protein sequence MDDDRKRSAMLGTGRGGPDTAMVAAARDGDQQALDALVADSLPLVYNIVGRALNGHTDVDDVVQETFLRVVRALPDLRDPQAYRSWLVAIAVRQVRDHEQDRRTTQHRRADLDTAEEMPDPASDFAAVTILRLGLTDQRREVAEATRWLDGDDQALLALWWLEETGELGRADLAGALGLSGRHAAVRVQRMKEQVQTARTIVRALRADSGCRELHALTANWNGIPSPLWRKRFARHIRDCAVCQGRTANLLPIDRLLSGLPLLPLPVGFAMHHLQAVPSAVEAVAHATSWGASHGAHALETTRPGLLASLPPAPITIGGAAAVIVTGVLVFGQLTAPAPEPAPPLAVPAQTASPSPPPPSRTPSERATPKPSPSPTPSRKKASRTPTPAPPPPAVVTSPRKGVGVWKMPGVGSALAKSGASWYYTWSTRREGVTGPRADGFVPMIWGSGSVTPENLAQARSAGPYLLAFNEPDLPQQANMTVEEALSLWPKLMSAGRVLSSPSVAFGADTPGGWLDRFMSGAEERGYRVDFIALHWYGADFRPQPAVNQLKSYIQAVYQRYRKPIWLTEYALIDFSNGTRYASDAQQAAFVTASTKMLASLPYVRRYAWFGLPSSDTEPNSGLFRSDGTVTRAGRAFQAAR, from the coding sequence GTGGACGACGACAGGAAGCGGAGTGCGATGCTCGGAACCGGCAGGGGCGGACCCGACACGGCGATGGTGGCCGCCGCGCGCGACGGAGACCAGCAGGCGCTGGACGCCCTGGTGGCCGACTCCCTCCCGCTCGTCTACAACATCGTCGGGCGAGCGCTGAACGGCCACACCGACGTCGACGACGTGGTCCAGGAGACGTTCCTCCGGGTCGTCCGCGCGCTGCCCGACCTGCGGGACCCGCAGGCGTACCGGTCCTGGCTGGTGGCCATCGCCGTCCGCCAGGTGCGCGACCACGAGCAGGACCGCAGGACCACCCAGCACCGCAGGGCCGACCTCGACACCGCCGAGGAGATGCCCGACCCCGCTTCCGACTTCGCCGCCGTGACCATCCTGCGGCTCGGGCTCACCGACCAGCGCCGCGAGGTCGCCGAGGCCACCCGCTGGCTGGACGGCGACGACCAGGCGCTTCTCGCCCTGTGGTGGCTGGAGGAGACCGGCGAGCTCGGCCGCGCCGACCTGGCCGGAGCCCTCGGCCTGTCGGGGCGCCACGCCGCCGTACGCGTCCAGCGGATGAAGGAGCAGGTCCAGACGGCCCGCACCATCGTGCGGGCGCTGCGCGCCGACTCCGGATGCCGCGAGCTGCACGCCCTCACCGCGAACTGGAACGGCATCCCCAGCCCGCTGTGGCGCAAGCGCTTCGCCCGGCACATCCGCGACTGCGCCGTCTGCCAGGGACGCACCGCGAACCTGCTGCCCATCGACCGGCTGCTCAGCGGGCTGCCGCTGCTGCCCCTGCCGGTCGGCTTCGCCATGCACCACCTCCAGGCCGTTCCCTCCGCCGTCGAGGCGGTGGCGCACGCCACCTCCTGGGGCGCCTCCCACGGCGCGCACGCCCTCGAGACGACGCGGCCGGGCCTGCTGGCCTCCCTGCCCCCCGCCCCGATCACGATCGGCGGCGCGGCGGCCGTGATCGTCACCGGCGTCCTGGTGTTCGGGCAGCTCACGGCCCCCGCCCCCGAGCCCGCCCCGCCGCTGGCCGTACCCGCGCAGACGGCCTCGCCGTCGCCGCCACCTCCGTCGCGGACGCCGTCGGAGCGCGCCACGCCCAAGCCCTCCCCGTCCCCCACCCCCAGCCGCAAGAAGGCCTCCCGCACGCCCACGCCGGCCCCGCCGCCCCCCGCCGTCGTCACCTCCCCCAGGAAGGGCGTCGGCGTGTGGAAGATGCCCGGCGTCGGCTCGGCCCTCGCGAAGTCCGGCGCGAGCTGGTACTACACCTGGTCCACCCGTCGAGAGGGCGTCACCGGCCCCAGGGCGGACGGATTCGTCCCGATGATCTGGGGATCGGGCAGCGTCACCCCGGAGAACCTCGCCCAGGCCAGGAGCGCCGGACCCTACCTGCTCGCCTTCAACGAGCCCGACCTGCCCCAGCAGGCCAACATGACCGTGGAGGAGGCGCTGTCGCTCTGGCCGAAACTCATGTCCGCGGGCCGCGTGCTCAGCAGCCCCTCCGTCGCGTTCGGCGCCGACACCCCGGGCGGCTGGCTGGACCGCTTCATGTCCGGAGCGGAGGAGCGGGGCTACCGCGTCGACTTCATCGCGCTGCACTGGTACGGGGCGGACTTCCGCCCCCAGCCCGCGGTGAACCAGCTCAAGTCGTACATCCAGGCCGTGTACCAGCGCTACCGCAAGCCGATCTGGCTCACCGAGTACGCCCTGATCGACTTCTCGAACGGCACCCGCTACGCCAGCGACGCCCAGCAGGCCGCGTTCGTCACCGCCTCCACCAAGATGCTCGCCTCCCTGCCGTACGTGCGGCGCTACGCCTGGTTCGGCCTGCCCTCCTCGGACACCGAGCCCAACAGCGGGCTGTTCCGCAGCGACGGGACCGTCACCCGCGCGGGCCGCGCCTTCCAGGCGGCCCGCTGA
- a CDS encoding sulfotransferase family protein has translation MPLPNFLTIGAPKAGTTALHAALARHPGLFMSPVKEPKFFLSDGPPPTKGGPGDAQTYREHVWRREDYEALFGAAPPGTLTGESTPFYLYDLAAQRRIRAAIPDARLIVVLRDPVERAHSNWTHLWSAGLEPIGDVVRACAEEERRVRAGWAPFWHYLRLGKYGEQLEHLFTLFPRDQVLVYRYRDLVDRPAETLDRICRFLGVETGVVTEVPRENVTAHPEPTLEHRMLSRALRVGSSMGRFLPSRVSVALTDPLERRLQERARSRQPLTWDQREKLISYFTEDVALLQKVTGEDFSDWLRPRERSGGLVGIRPDGQRQARNGRPQT, from the coding sequence ATGCCCCTGCCGAATTTCCTCACGATCGGTGCTCCCAAAGCCGGGACCACCGCCCTGCACGCCGCGCTGGCCCGGCACCCGGGACTGTTCATGTCCCCGGTGAAGGAACCGAAGTTCTTCCTCAGCGACGGCCCGCCACCGACCAAGGGAGGACCTGGCGACGCCCAGACCTACCGCGAGCACGTCTGGCGACGTGAGGACTACGAGGCCCTCTTCGGTGCGGCACCACCGGGCACGCTCACCGGCGAGTCCACCCCGTTCTATCTCTACGACCTGGCGGCGCAGCGGCGCATCAGGGCGGCCATCCCCGACGCCAGGCTCATCGTGGTGCTGCGCGACCCGGTGGAGCGCGCCCACTCCAACTGGACCCACCTGTGGTCGGCCGGGCTGGAGCCGATCGGCGACGTGGTGAGGGCCTGCGCCGAGGAGGAGCGACGGGTCAGGGCGGGCTGGGCGCCGTTCTGGCACTATCTCAGGCTCGGCAAGTACGGCGAGCAGCTGGAGCACCTGTTCACCCTGTTCCCCCGCGATCAGGTGCTCGTCTACCGCTACCGCGACCTGGTCGACCGCCCCGCCGAGACCCTCGACCGGATCTGCCGCTTCCTCGGGGTGGAGACCGGCGTGGTCACCGAGGTCCCCCGGGAGAACGTGACCGCCCACCCCGAGCCGACCCTCGAACACCGGATGCTGTCGCGGGCGCTGCGCGTGGGATCGTCCATGGGACGGTTCCTGCCGTCGCGGGTGAGCGTGGCGCTGACCGACCCGCTGGAGCGCAGGCTGCAGGAGCGGGCCCGCTCCCGCCAGCCGCTGACCTGGGACCAGCGGGAGAAGCTGATCTCCTACTTCACCGAGGACGTGGCACTGCTGCAGAAGGTGACCGGCGAGGACTTCAGCGACTGGCTCCGCCCCCGCGAGCGTTCGGGCGGCCTGGTCGGCATCCGCCCCGACGGCCAGCGTCAGGCGCGCAACGGTCGCCCCCAGACATAG
- a CDS encoding GntR family transcriptional regulator has translation MTAQFAIDLDRSSPVPLYFQVAEQISEAIRRGDLPPGSRLDNEILLADRLGLSRPTVRQAIQYLVDKGLLVRKRGVGTQVVHGQVKRSVELTSLYDDLRRSGQEPATRVLLLGPAPVEEEVAAVLGVAPGTEMLRLERIRYAAGEPLALLHNWLPSGLAPLTAEGLQERGLYETLRASGVRMRVANQRMGARAATAAEARLLGERRGAPLLTMTRTTYDDQGRAVEHGSHIYRASHYSLEVTLIER, from the coding sequence ATGACGGCGCAGTTCGCCATCGATCTCGACCGGTCCAGCCCGGTCCCGCTCTACTTCCAGGTGGCCGAGCAGATCTCCGAGGCCATCCGCCGCGGCGACCTGCCCCCGGGGTCGCGGCTCGACAACGAGATCCTGCTCGCCGACCGGCTGGGCCTGTCACGGCCGACCGTCCGCCAGGCGATCCAGTATCTGGTCGACAAGGGCCTGCTGGTGCGCAAGCGGGGCGTCGGCACCCAGGTGGTGCACGGCCAGGTCAAGCGCTCCGTCGAGCTGACCAGCCTCTACGACGACCTTCGCAGGTCCGGCCAGGAGCCGGCCACCAGGGTGCTGCTCCTGGGCCCGGCGCCGGTGGAGGAGGAGGTCGCCGCGGTCCTCGGCGTCGCGCCCGGCACCGAGATGCTCCGCCTGGAGCGGATCCGCTACGCCGCCGGGGAGCCGCTGGCCCTGCTGCACAACTGGCTGCCCTCCGGTCTCGCCCCGCTGACCGCCGAGGGCCTCCAGGAGCGCGGGCTGTACGAGACGCTCCGCGCCTCCGGGGTGCGGATGCGCGTGGCGAACCAGCGGATGGGGGCGCGAGCGGCCACGGCGGCCGAGGCCAGGCTGCTCGGCGAGCGGCGCGGGGCGCCGCTGCTCACGATGACCCGCACCACCTACGACGACCAGGGCAGGGCCGTCGAGCACGGCTCCCACATCTACCGGGCCTCGCACTACTCCCTGGAGGTCACGCTCATCGAGCGCTGA